The sequence below is a genomic window from Nicotiana tomentosiformis chromosome 6, ASM39032v3, whole genome shotgun sequence.
ATCACAAATATGCTCAACGACTGGTAAGTTGGCTTGTAGAGGTAACTATCCAACATGTGCCAAGAAaggaaaataagagagctgatgcaTTAGCAGCCTTAGCTTCTACATTATCTTTACCTGatcaaacaaaaaatatttttttccaaagaTTGGTAGTTTCTCCACCAAATGactatgaagaagaagaaagcaaagTTGAGCATCTTGCTGCCGTTCTCGAGGTTGAAATTGAAGTTTGGCGACAACCATTAATCGATTATCTTTGTTATGGTATATTTCCAGAAAATACCCAAAGGAAGACAGAAATCCGAAGGAGAGGCCCTCGCTTTCTTTATTATAAAGATACACTCTACAGACGATCATTTGATGGAGTGCCCTTACATTGTTTGGGGGATGATGAATCCTTTCAAGCCCTACAAGAAGTACATTCTAGAGTATGTGAAGTGCATCAATCTGGGGCAAAACTtcattttcatataaaaataatatggTATTATTGGACAACCATGGTGAAAGATTGTTTAGATGACGCTCGAAGGTGTAAAGCTTGCCAATTTCATGCTAACTTCATACATCAACAACCTGAAGTATTGCACCCAACTATTGCCTCTTGGCCATTCGATGCTTGGGGTTTGGATATTGTTGGTCCAATGCCAAAGTCTTCTGGTGGACATTTATGCATTTTGGCTGCAACTGATTACTTCTCGAAGTAGGTTGAAGTTGTTTAtcttaaggaagtaaagaaggaaaatgtggcTAACTTCATCTGAGTCAATATAATCTATCGTTTTGGCATTCATCGATATATATTGACGTACAATGGTAAGACATTTGATAACAAgtttataaataaaatatgtgATCTTTTTGGCTTCAAACAATACAATTCTTCCACGTATTATGCTGCTACCAATGGACTTGCTGAAGCATTTAACAAGACGCTCTGCAACTTATTGAAAAAGGTTGTCTCTAAGTTTAAGAGAGATTGACATGAGAGAATGAAAGAAGCTCTTTGGGCATATAGGACAACATATCGGACATCAACGCAAGCGACCCTTTATTCACTTGCTTATGGAGTTGAAGCAGTCCTTCCACTTGAGCATCAAATTCCATCGTTGCGGCTTGTCATTCAAGAAGAACTCattgatgaagaaaatgctcgcTTATGCCTTGAAGAATTGGAATCTCTTGATGAAAAGAGGCTAGAATCTCAACAAAGCCTTGAATGTGATCAAACTCGCTTGTCTCGATCTTTTAACAAAAGGGTGCACCTTAGATCTTTCCAAGTGGGTGACCAAGTTTTTGTGGTAAAAAGGCCTACTATTACCTCTCGTCAATATGGAGAACAATTCTCTGTTAAGTGGAATGGACCATATGTTGTACGAGAGGTATACTTAAGTTGTGCTTACAAAATAGTTGACTCAAAAGGTTTGCGGATTGGCCCCATCAATGGGAAATTCATGAAGCGATACTATCCTTGAAGAAAACAAATATGCTCCTCAATGCACGAGCATAAACTGCATGTTACTCCTGGTCCGCGAGAGTATAAACTGTGTACGACCCAAAAAAAAAGTCTGCTAGGTTAAATATCTGAAAAGAGGtagcctaggcaaaagttaggacatcaAAAAAAGATCTCACCCATTTGGagctacggtatgacttgatcctttTCACCGATGCACGTAGGCAGTTTAAAGTTTTATTCTAAGTTCATTCATATGAGTTCAAAAATACATACTACCCAAGGTTATATTCAAATGAAGTTTGACGGAATATACTTCCTTTGATCGACACTTGAAAATTAGGTGTACATGTATTCTTTCGTTGAACTCTCTGTCTTAACAGATATTGATTGCTCGATGGGGGCAAGCCCTCCATGTCAAATAGAGGTCTCTGAGGGAATAATTGTAGTCTTTTAGTAAGAGGCtaaatcttcaagttgaagtctccaattCTAAGTCAAGTTGATTCTGTCAAGTCGGTTACATCATCAATTTGAATTATTCAAGCCCGATAGGTCTTTAAGTTGCAGTCTTCAAGTACGCCAAGACTTCAAATCCATAAAGTATTAAAAAAAGCTCACTTGTTATGAATTGCGTAATGAcatgatcctcttcaccgaggtacgtaagGAAGCTTAGAGTTTTTATTCTAAGTTCAATCACTTTAATAAAGAGAAAAGTGAGGTTTTTCTTTAGAACACGTAGATAAACTATCAAGTCTTGATCGTTGAAGAacataaattaaaaagaaagcAAGAACAATAGGTAACATTAATGAGAATGTGTAatattaaatgaaataaaataagtTTTATTGTTGATGAGAACATATACTAAACAATCAAATGCAAGAAGAAatggaaaaaaataaaacaatgttCATAGCCTAACCTAAACACAACTTGTAGTTGGCCAAATCCTTGAGCATAGCTTCCAAGTATTTCTTCTTCTACTACTTCTCCAAATCGGCCAAGTCATCAGTAGCCAACAAGGCAACATTGCAGCATGCGTCATACTCCTTTCTAGCAGTTGAGGCTCCTAATTTGGCTTCTTTAACTTCTTTCTCAGCAACTTCTAGAAGGCCTTTTAGGTTTTTCTCTTTTTTCACGGAgcttctttatcttctttttcATTGTAACTTGGGACTGACGGATAGATGACACTTCTCTAACCTTCTCTTTTTCTTCAATCATGGTATTTGTAAGGTGTACCTCAACTTCTGATATTGTAGTCTCCTCAACCTTCTCAGATAAAGTAGATCGTGTCTTGTCATATGAATCAACAAGCTCAACAAGGTACTCCAGTAATTTTCTCA
It includes:
- the LOC138894224 gene encoding uncharacterized protein yields the protein MKEALWAYRTTYRTSTQATLYSLAYGVEAVLPLEHQIPSLRLVIQEELIDEENARLCLEELESLDEKRLESQQSLECDQTRLSRSFNKRVHLRSFQVGDQVFVVKRPTITSRQYGEQFSVKWNGPYVVREVYLSCAYKIVDSKGLRIGPINGKFMKRYYP